Proteins co-encoded in one Paraburkholderia terrae genomic window:
- a CDS encoding YbaK/EbsC family protein, with protein sequence MSDNATVQTPHTPDLDSLPESARRVALLLRERGHAGQVVMLPETGKTSAEAAAGLGCSIAQIAKSILFRRREDDAPVLIIASGANRVDEKKVTAQVGEIARADAKFVREKTGYAIGGVCPIGHATTPVTLIDADLFTLESLWAAAGHPHAVFNLTPQELATLTGAPVVDVALREIA encoded by the coding sequence ATGTCGGATAACGCAACGGTACAAACACCTCACACGCCCGATCTGGATTCGCTGCCCGAATCGGCCCGCCGCGTCGCGCTTTTGTTGCGCGAGCGCGGCCACGCGGGACAGGTCGTGATGCTGCCGGAAACGGGCAAGACGTCGGCGGAAGCGGCGGCGGGTCTCGGCTGCTCGATCGCGCAGATCGCCAAGTCGATCCTGTTTCGCCGCCGCGAAGACGATGCGCCCGTGCTGATCATCGCGAGCGGCGCGAATCGCGTCGATGAAAAGAAGGTGACGGCGCAGGTCGGTGAGATTGCGCGCGCGGACGCAAAGTTCGTGCGCGAGAAAACGGGTTATGCGATTGGCGGCGTGTGTCCGATCGGTCACGCAACAACGCCCGTCACGCTGATCGACGCCGATCTCTTCACGCTCGAAAGCCTGTGGGCAGCCGCCGGTCATCCGCATGCGGTGTTCAATCTGACACCGCAGGAACTGGCCACGCTGACGGGCGCGCCCGTGGTCGACGTGGCGTTGCGCGAGATTGCATGA
- a CDS encoding DUF1289 domain-containing protein — translation MTADTARAQDTAQTIAPVPSPCINVCRMNRSTGLCEGCLRTIDEIASWSSFDDAAKRAVWDEIDKRHFDFMAKQSPKREAKT, via the coding sequence ATGACAGCCGACACCGCTCGCGCTCAGGACACGGCGCAAACCATCGCGCCCGTTCCTTCGCCATGCATCAACGTGTGCCGGATGAATCGGTCCACGGGCCTGTGCGAAGGTTGCCTGCGCACGATCGACGAAATCGCCAGCTGGTCTTCGTTCGATGACGCGGCCAAGCGCGCGGTGTGGGATGAAATCGACAAGCGCCACTTCGATTTCATGGCGAAGCAGTCACCGAAACGCGAGGCGAAGACATGA
- a CDS encoding hydroxymethylglutaryl-CoA lyase yields the protein MAMPQAVKIVEVGPRDGLQNEKEFVPTEVKIELINRLSAAGFRNVEAASFVSPKWVPQMADGADVMAGIERRAGTIYSVLTPNLRGLEGAVAARADEIVIFGAASEAFSQKNINCSIAESIERFMPVAQAAKDKGLRIRGSVSCSLGCPYQGDVPVASVVDVVERFAALGCDEIDIADTIGVGTPKRTREVFAAVTQVFPRERLSGHFHDTYGQALANIYAALQEGIEIFHASVAGLGGCPYAKGATGNVATEDVLYLMNGLGIETGIDLAKVVEIGDFISTSIGKPNASRAGKALLAKARSEKSTCV from the coding sequence GGCCATGCCACAAGCAGTAAAAATCGTCGAAGTCGGTCCGCGTGACGGGCTGCAGAACGAGAAGGAATTCGTACCCACCGAGGTCAAGATCGAGTTGATCAATCGCCTGTCGGCGGCCGGGTTCAGGAATGTGGAAGCGGCTTCGTTCGTGTCGCCCAAGTGGGTGCCGCAAATGGCCGACGGCGCCGACGTGATGGCGGGCATCGAGCGCCGCGCGGGCACGATCTACTCAGTGCTGACGCCGAACCTGCGCGGCCTGGAAGGCGCCGTCGCCGCGCGCGCGGACGAAATCGTTATCTTCGGCGCAGCCAGCGAAGCGTTCTCGCAAAAGAACATCAATTGCAGCATTGCGGAAAGCATCGAGCGCTTCATGCCTGTCGCGCAGGCTGCAAAAGACAAAGGCCTCCGCATACGCGGCAGCGTGTCGTGTTCGCTGGGGTGTCCGTATCAGGGCGACGTGCCCGTCGCGTCGGTCGTCGACGTCGTTGAGCGTTTCGCCGCGCTCGGTTGCGACGAGATCGATATCGCCGACACGATCGGCGTCGGCACACCGAAGCGCACGCGCGAAGTGTTCGCCGCCGTCACGCAGGTGTTTCCGCGCGAGCGCCTGTCGGGGCATTTCCACGATACTTACGGCCAGGCGCTCGCGAATATCTACGCAGCGTTGCAGGAAGGCATCGAGATTTTTCATGCGTCGGTCGCAGGGCTCGGCGGCTGTCCGTACGCGAAAGGCGCAACGGGCAACGTCGCCACGGAAGACGTGCTGTATCTGATGAACGGACTCGGCATCGAGACGGGCATCGACCTCGCGAAGGTCGTCGAGATCGGCGATTTCATTTCGACGTCGATTGGCAAGCCGAACGCGTCGCGCGCGGGCAAAGCGCTGCTGGCGAAGGCGCGCAGCGAAAAGTCCACCTGCGTATGA
- a CDS encoding MaoC family dehydratase, with translation MNTPPRVVTVGETFSATLNLAAESIKSFATLVNDLNPLHHDDAYAAQSRFGGLIASGTQPTAHFMALLATHFSTYAQPLGLEFDIKLKKAAHCGDTLTMTWRVVGAFWKASLNGDLTQLEGSVVNQRSETVVIGKSTILVMPKPAAQESDA, from the coding sequence ATGAACACGCCGCCGCGCGTCGTCACGGTCGGCGAGACATTCAGCGCGACGCTCAACCTTGCGGCGGAATCGATCAAATCGTTCGCGACGCTCGTGAACGACCTCAACCCGCTCCATCACGACGACGCATACGCGGCGCAAAGCCGCTTCGGCGGCCTGATCGCCTCCGGCACGCAACCGACCGCGCACTTCATGGCGCTGCTCGCCACGCACTTCTCGACCTACGCACAGCCGCTTGGGCTCGAGTTCGACATCAAGCTGAAGAAAGCCGCGCATTGCGGCGACACGCTGACGATGACCTGGCGCGTCGTCGGCGCATTCTGGAAAGCGAGTCTCAACGGCGATCTGACGCAGCTCGAAGGCAGCGTCGTAAATCAGCGCAGCGAAACGGTTGTGATCGGCAAGTCGACGATACTCGTGATGCCGAAGCCCGCCGCACAGGAAAGCGACGCATGA